The Watersipora subatra chromosome 1, tzWatSuba1.1, whole genome shotgun sequence genome has a window encoding:
- the LOC137385537 gene encoding caspase-7-like, whose product MDITVPDARAPGFSKASAAPPPPASYAAESYSTLEDEDFEYHMRHKSRGIAIIINNEKFAPETKMSARSGSDVDRNNLEEALKYVGFKEIHVYDNLTSNKMLSLMTEASQVNYRDRDCVFVAILSHGEEGMVYGTDKPVSYDNLFEPFKNSESLVGKPKIFVMQACRGDELDRGARYQADALPPKEQRVPPKEYFISKESDFLLAYSVVPGYYSWRNCANGSWFIQAFCEVMKRDGRRLELVQMLTRVNRMVSYTFKSNASSEHMTNKKQSPCITSMLTKALYFA is encoded by the exons ATGGATATAACAGTGCCTGATGCACGCGCTCCCGGGTTCTCCAAAGCGTCAGCCGCACCACCTCCTCCAGCATCATATGCAGCAGAAAGTTATTCTACCCTTGAAGATGAGGACTTTGAGTATCACATGAGACATAA GAGCAGAGGCATTGCCATTATAATCAACAATGAAAAGTTTGCTCCTGAAACCAAAATGTCAGCTCGAAGTGGTTCGGATGTAGACAGAAACAATCTTGAGGAAGCCCTTAAGTATGTGGGCTTCAAGGAAATCCATGTTTATGATAACCTTACAAGCAACAAGATGCTTTCACTGATGACGGAAG CATCACAGGTGAATTACCGTGACAGAGATTGTGTGTTCGTGGCCATATTGTCTCACGGGGAGGAAGGCATGGTGTATGGGACTGATAAACCTGTCTCCTATGACAATCTATTCGAGCCATTCAAAAATTCTGAGTCACTCGTTGGCAAGCCCAAGATCTTTGTGATGCAG GCTTGTCGAGGTGATGAACTGGATCGAGGTGCAAGGTACCAAGCCGATGCACTGCCTCCAAAAGAGCAACGAGTACCACCTAAAGAGTACTTCATCTCTAAGGAATCTGACTTTCTTCTTGCTTACTCTGTTGTGCCAG GATATTACTCATGGAGGAACTGCGCAAACGGCTCCTGGTTCATTCAAGCTTTCTGTGAGGTGATGAAGCGAGATGGTCGCAGATTGGAATTGGTCCAAATGCTAACGAGAGTCAACCGAATGGTTTCCTATACGTTCAAGTCAAATGCAAGCAGCGAGCATATGACTAACAAGAAGCAAAGTCCGTGCATCACGTCTATGTTAACCAAAGCCCTTTACTTTGCCTGA